A stretch of DNA from Tautonia rosea:
CAGAGGGACATCGCGTCCGGGTCCTGCTCCTGCTCCGGCGGGTCCGCCACGTAATAGGTTTTGACCTTGCCCCGCTGCCGTGTTGTCGGCACCACCAGGCCCAGCTTTTCAAGCCTGGCCAGGCTGTCGATGACCGTTGGGCACGACAGCGCCGTGCGGTCCATCAACTGACTGAGGCTCATCGTCACGCTCCGGTCCGGCCGACCCCCACAGGCGGCGACCATCACGAGGTAGACCTTGATCCCCTCCCCTTTGATCCGACCCAGATAGCCGCGATCAAACAGGACGCTCCTCAGCCAGTCGGTCTGCGTTGGCATGGCGACGGGCACGTTCGGACCCCTCCCTGGAGCCTCACGATTCGTACTAGCAGCCTGACTCCGGCCAGGCGGACGACATGACCGAATTCGA
This window harbors:
- a CDS encoding winged helix-turn-helix domain-containing protein, translating into MPVAMPTQTDWLRSVLFDRGYLGRIKGEGIKVYLVMVAACGGRPDRSVTMSLSQLMDRTALSCPTVIDSLARLEKLGLVVPTTRQRGKVKTYYVADPPEQEQDPDAMSL